The genome window aaatcatataactatattttctcacacaaaaattataaaactttCACTAACTCGCACAAAAATTATTGTGACAGAAAAACATATATTTtcagtagtattttcttatttcacattttattattatttatttttagtttaataaataataacacaattaaaataagaaaaatatatttttttagcaGCTCCAAAAAATAATAGCGGATaagatatatattttgtatatgtatgtattatatacatataatatacatattttatatattttttagttaacGAATGCAATTAGTTTCAACCGACCGATCAATTTTTGCCCTTAAAATAGGAATTATCCAACCCGACCAAACGCAGTACCCATATACATAAAGTAATATAATACCGTAAGTGAATCCTTCACCAAAAAAAATTAGTTTGGAATGCATGTGATTCTGAccgaaaaacaaaagagaaagaaataaaaagtaTGGATAATTAGAGAGCTCTTTAAACAATAATGCTATCAATTTGAAtgaaaatctaaaaaaaaaaaaaagtgtttcGGGGAATTtacttttaatattattttaatttttatatatgggCATTGGGTCAGGTTAGGTtggtcatttttatttttatttgtttattatttattagactgaaaataaaaactaaaaacataTTATCATAAGATAGTATTTTTCGcttactataatttttgtgtgagttagtgaAAGCTTTATgttttttgtgtgagaaaatataattatataattttagtaaaaaaatatCATAGTTATATGACTATTTATGAAATTTACCCCACAACAGAGTATCACTGGGAACACATCTTTAAACAACAATAAGAACTATGATTTCTCTCGTTCCTTGTTTGGTCTTGAAAACTATCTAGAGTAGTTAGGTAAAATTAGAGAAGCTAAAGATCATGAAGTGTTGAGTCCCATATCAGTTGTGGATTTTCTAGTTGGTCTCATAATATAGTCTTGGCCAATCTCAAGAGCTAGCTTTCGAAGTTGAGTTAGGCGGaaagtctttttttttaattatggtATGAAAGATTTTCCCATTATAATTTACCGAATGTTGGGCCCTCATCTTATATTATTCAAGCTCTAGATGTCTAGTCTTATGCGTGTGAGGGAGTATTGAGTCACATATCTATTGTGAATGTAGTAATTGATCTCTTAATATAATCTTGAGTCAACTTTATCTAGTAAACTAGCATTTGGGATTGAGTAATCCTAAAATCCATTTTCTTATCGTGAAGCACCATAAAAAGACATGACGAGAGCCAGGAGGCATTGTAGGATAAATAGTTGACTAGCGTTGACTCCTTCTGTCAAAGACTTATGATTAGACAACATATATATTATGTTAAAGACAAAAAACAAGTTGCCATTGGCAGCACAACTTGGTACTATAACAATTTAAGAACCCCACTATCCTCGCTGTTTATGTTTATAGCTATTAATTCTAACTTCTAGGCTAGTTTTGACCAATATTATGGTAACTGGTGAGATTTGAAAAGGAAGACTTTTTCAGGGTAAGTGGGTAAATTTTAGGGCGAGTGATGTTTAGATCTCTAATTTTGAATTTGAACGTTTTAATTTGAATGATATGCTAATGACTATTTGCCTTCTATCATTTGACATAAATCCTTTAAAATCGGGGTTGCATTTGAAAAGGTTCCTAGTACGAAATGTGTAGCACTAGAAATCCTGCACGTTTACGTTGTTTGTTTTACTGCACGGTCAAGCAACAAAGCTCTTTAATATAAAGTGTAGTACTAACAGATTTATTTAATCAGATTCCGACACTGAATTATAAGTGTTGTAATAGTTAATGCTATTCATTTGTTGTAATGTTGCTGGAAATAAGTTTCATACTACATGGTATGCTTATGCCGAATCAATTTTAAGGAACATAAACTCTTTAGTGTAACCTAAACAAACTTACTCTGTTGTATGAACATGCTAATACTGAGACCTTCTTCTACACTCTAGTACTGACGAAATTAAACATACATTTTTCAACTTTAAGCTACTTCATAGATTACAATTATGCTCAATTAGGATTTCTCATCTCTTAATTAGGTTCAAGGATAATtaagtgtatacggtcgaaatagatttcagctcTCCTACGCTCAATCGAGTTCGAATGATAAGCGACTGGAGTGAGATTTTGGGATGAGTTCCGAAGAACAGTAAAAACAAGCTTCGAGTTCCAAGGctgatcgaggagtcggctcgataccaTTATCGAGCCATGACCAAATCGACCCTCAAGGCAACATGAGGGTGGTCGGAAACGCACTACACCCACCAGGTCGAGTTCAAACCAAAGCCGAGGGCTCGGCCtaataacgagttcgagccagtatcgagctcgcagacaagagccgttgcaaccgcactaagggagagaatcttggcaggaatcgaggaagagacaattcatcatgggttctccactttATGCTTTGctttattttaaataaagtaggatccctctactataaaatggggaatccttgtaagcaggGCAGACTCTCACACATTGTAACAAAAAAGATtatttctcatattgaaagatatcctcttgtgcttgttttaactttatcttattcgttcttcttgctcaactattctcattctcattgTCAAGAACATAGGTATTCTCATTTTCAAATAcggtttgtatcaaattatatcacatatctttagaaccatatttaaatttaactctatccgtttttcgggtaaatattAGGATATATATTTATGACAAATCCCACCTAGCTACTGTATGCATGAGAACGCGCGAATTTTTTCCCCCTATTTTTGTCTATAACTGGTAGCCAAATATCAATCGATGCAATTTCGTGGGTCGTGCAAGAATAGTACATTTTCTTCCAATGCGTGCTTTGAcagtttttttgtttttaaatatCATCTGCTTTGGAAATTGACTTAACACCTCCAGTCCTTCTAGACAGCACACAACGGTCAACTCTTTCTTAACGACGCCATTTCTAAACTATCAAAGTGTCAAcgttaacaaaaactaaaaaaatgaaACTTCAATTATTTGCCGTATATACTTCCAAATCCTACACCCTCTATAAATACGTACCCACATATTATCTTCAGTAATCAAATAAACAGCCCCTCCGATTCTTCCTTAAAGCCATTTATCAACATTTTCCATTTAACATAAAAAAAGCAGAAGCTATTGGCTGTGTTCGTTGCTAgcaataagaagaagaagaagaaggcttagaaattaattaaaaatgtcAAAAGCAGCAAAGAATATGAGAGTTCCAGTGAAGATAATTGTAATCAATACACAATATATAGAAACGGATGCCAGCAGCTTCAAATCAGTAGTTCAGAGGCTAACCGGCAAGAATTCCACTGTAGAGCTGGAGGCAACAGCCGCTCCACAGCCACCGGCAGCCGCTTCCTACGGCGGCCACACtagttggaattatcaaaatggTGAAACATTATTAATGGCAGAGACTGAGTCCATTGCGTGTAAACCAAGTCCGATTTTAGGGTTCAACGATTTTGACAAGTTATTTAAAGAGTTGCCTCCTGTGGACGACCTTCTTCGCCTTTGTGCAGATGAATTTCGTTCTAATTTTTAGCCCACGCGTGACTTATTCCTACATGCTACTGCGTCTTTATTCTAATTTGTTACGTTGTACTAAATCATTTCTACTACCATTATTTAATTCATTCATTCTTTATTATCCTTCTCTAGTTCTGCTGAGCCCCCCCAAATTTTTACGCTCTGGTTAACGATTTTGGGAAGATAGGTGTGTTATTACAAAGAGAGATGAATTCAGGATATAAAATTTGCGGTTTAAACCTCTAGtttaggggtggcaagtgggtcgggccAGAACATAAATGGGCCTAACAGGCCGGTCCCGGTCCTTAAATAAACGGTCTCGGGCTAAACATACTTTTTGTAGGAACCAACTCGGAGCTGGGCCCACAAACTCATGGTCCCGGATTAAACGGGTCGGGACCGTATTCCCAACGGGCCCAACGGCTAAGCagcaattattttttttaaattaaatagaaattagagacaaaaagatgttaaaaaaaatatctaaggcaatgccttgtaaatttattatagaattaattttttaattcaaatttaaagacaaaaatattgtaaaaagatattcaaagcaatgtcTGGTAATTTTATTCAGCCTAACTAGGACTAGGTACACTTTTCCTTTCGGCCAGAACTTTCAGACGTTGATATCTGACGTTATGTTTAGGGTGTGTTttttatgtgtctagccaaagatCTCGTCCCCGACCGTGATTCAGtatatttaaaagctaactccataccacaagttttacacttagccttattttttggaattagttgagtaaaaaaggCCAAAAATGAGATGTTTCCTGCCGTTTGGTATGttctctagaaaaagtaggggcagtaacggAAATATCAGATGGgtcatcatttggattagcatggttatcactagttggatcagcatcaggagcaggactagtgggtataTCATCGTCCGATTGAGTTTCATCAAGATCAATtttttcatcatcattttcatcaatagtattAAAATTATTAGAAtagagagcattcattaatttaTGGTCTAAATGTTCgtcgggtgcaatattatggtaaAATTCAGTGTCACTAAATTATAATAAACAATCATCagtatcaagaatagcaggtgtaggacgggtatggggtttggttcggggagccaGGGGCAGGGGAGGAGGAACATCAGTACCACTTGATTCGCCAGTCTTGaatttttccttattcttatttttaccaaaaatatttcttaagtaagacatcttaattaatcaagtaatagcaaataaataaaacaaataaaactataatattaagactTAAGAGTTAGAACGAATTTAcagaattgacgaacaacttgttgaaaattgattatcgttgaagacttgaagatttcaattCACTAACTtcataattctttcacaaattataacaacctcaatatttttttggaataaagtaagTAATAGTAGCAACCTCACAATTTTTTCACTATTTTtttgataaagtaaataattatagcaagtatagaagaaaattagagagagattttgatagattgatattgatttttaTAAGCAAAttaaagaatgagggggtatttatagtagaaaatagggaAAATGTGTAATAATAAAAAGTTTGAGGTTAAAACTAAGTTGGGGGtttaaatggctattttttaaaCCCCCAACCGCTCTTTTTTTCCAAAAGCTAAACAActcgtttttttaaaaaaatatccgTTGGGCCCGCCAAGGGACCGGTACGGTCCCGGTCTcttggcgggccaaacgggcccggTCCTAATAGTTCATAGCTAAGAATCAGCCCACGAGGCCGGCATGAGCCCACCTCTAGCTGGTCTAACGGTCCCAGCCCGTTTAGTCCCGGGCCCGGCTTGCCACCCTTACTTTAGTTTTTACTAttataataatagtagtaattattttaaaattataataagctcaaaattaattttgtttttttaaaatactAGTAACTTTCTTACATTTATATTATATTTCATATTGAAAATATTGGGATCGGTTGAACCCCTTGAATATATGTTACATTATCATTTTTTACTAATTTTATTATACACATTTCGTTTAATCATAGTAAGATTTTAcgctgcaaaaaaaaaaaaaatagaaatttcaatgtgttaaatttttgaaagaataaacaaaagaaagaaggaaaaactaCTTAATTAATACAGCATGCCATCTCACGTGGGCGCCTAGTtctagaaaaaaaaagagaaaaaataacaaGATTGATATAAGATTTGAACTTACAACATCGCATAGGGAGTTGCATCCAATAAAGATCGCATCATATGATACTTAATTAGAGCTGGGTGCACATACATTTACTTAAGTATTTTTGAAAAAACCACTCCTATAACATTACGATACATGATTAGGGAAGAGACATGGGATCATGAGTTCACGTGTCCCATAGAACTCTCTACATGTGCCCATGCCGGTTAAGTGATATTTGCGTACTGTAGCCCTGACCTGGCCTCATTAATTATTACTACCTTATAACTATTTGATACACAAAGCTATCCATGTTGGAATCACGAAATTATATCTAAAATTTTCTGGTTCGTCTCAGACTCgcactagtttttttttttttttggttaattaACTTTCTTTTGTATTAATCACTAAAGAAGAGTTGTACAAATCCATAGTCAAGCTAACTTAACTAACTATCTCAAGGCTTAAAAGAGACAAACAAAGCATGCCTATTTACAGATAAAACTAATGAATCCACTATGTTCCTAGGTAAAATTGTTGTATGTAACTCTTAGCTCGGGTAGCTACTCTAACATTACAAATATATGTTATCTCCCGTACAAGAACATCACTGCCTCGATACCTTTTCTCAAATATACATGTGTTTATTTCGATCCATATTACATGTGAAATCTCAGCATATATCATTTTGAAGATGCTAGCTTTCTTGGACTTCTCTTTTCCTTGCTTGATGATCCATTGAAGGTGTTGATCCCAGCAAGTGGTAGACATATGTGATCTTTGAACCCAATTCATGACTTTATCCCACAGTTCTTTAGTGTATGGGCATTTAACAAATAGGTTTTCCTTTGATTCATCTTGATCTTGACACATAATACATTGAGGGGTAACAGTTAAACCCCACCTGGCTAGTCTATCTTTAGTTGGAAATCGTCCATGAAGCAACAACCACATAGTGAAGACTGCCTTTGGTCTAGCAGTATTTTGGAAGATTAGACATTTCCAACTAACTCTTGGTAAGTCTCCTAGAAGCTGTAGGTATACTTGTCTAATAATGCTCTTGTTGCTATCATTTATACTTTATGTCTGCAGTATAGTTGCTCTAGAACCAATTATTCTTCTCACCATCTAACCGGCTTGCTGTGGTATTGGCATCTATTGTAGATGTTGTTGTTTGATATAGTATATATTAATCCATCTTATCCATAGTTTCTCCTGTTTGTGTGCTAAGTCCCAGCAAGTTTTGGCAATTGCTGCTTTGTTCCACAAAGACAGGTTGATGAGGTTAAGTCCACTAGTTGACTTGGGAGTACATATCTTTTCCCATGCTACTAAGGACTTCTTGGTTATTGTGTTAGTTCCAGACCAGATGTAATTTCTACAGAGTACCTCTATCATTTTCAATACCTTAGCAGGTAAGATAAACAATTGAGCCAAGTATGCTTGAATGCCAAAGATTACAGATTGGACCAACTGCACACGACCATCATAAGAGAGCTTTTTAGCAGTCCGGGAAGAAATCTTAGCAGTGATCTTTTCAATCAAAGGTTGCCACTGTATGAGAGTTATTTTCTTTGTAGACAAAGGAATGCCTAGGTACTTGAAGGGTAAGGATCCATTTTCAAATCCCAGATGAGTCAATATTTGTTCCTTCACATCCTTCTTCACCCCACCAAAATAATCTGAACTTTTTCCTATATTAGCATGTAAGCATGATGCTTGAGAGAACTGAGAGAAACATTTATATAGTGTGGCCACTGAATATAGGTTACCCTTAGCAAATAACATGAGATCATCAGCAAAACTCATATGAGTAATGTCCAGCTTCCTACATCTGGGGGTGATATTGGAAGCTAGACTCCTTCTTAAGCTCATGTAGTGATCTACTCAAGTACTCCATTACTATCGCAAAAAGGAAAGGAGAGATAGTATCTCCTTGTCGAATACCCTTGTCATCATTGAAAGGTTTTGTGGTTTCTCCATTCATAAGGATAGTATAGTTGACAGTCTTAATGCATTCCATTATCCATCTGATAAACCTGTCAGGAAATCTAAGCTCCTCCATCACTTATTGTAAGAAGATCCATTCTACTGAGTCATAAGCTTTTTGGAGATAAATATTTATCATACATCTAGGAGATATCTGGGCTCTAGTGTAAGATTTTACTAGCTCATGAGCTAGGATGACATTGTCAGCAATTTTTTTACAAGGGATGAAGCCTGCTTGAGCTTCACAAATGATGTAAGGCATGACTTTCTGTAATCTGGAAGCCAAGATTTTAGAGATCATCTTGTATAAGATTGAACAGCAGGCTATTGGTCTATATTCTTTGACTGTGGTAGATTTAGTCACTTTAGGAACTAATGTAACATTGGTGCATTTTATGGCCTTATAGATCTTTCCAGTTGAGAAAAACTTTTTTATAGCATCTATGATTTTTGTGTTGATAATGTCCCATGCTTTTTATAGCATCTGGAGCTTTATCATCACCAATTGCTTTAAGG of Nicotiana tomentosiformis chromosome 7, ASM39032v3, whole genome shotgun sequence contains these proteins:
- the LOC104098338 gene encoding VQ motif-containing protein 1 codes for the protein MSKAAKNMRVPVKIIVINTQYIETDASSFKSVVQRLTGKNSTVELEATAAPQPPAAASYGGHTSWNYQNGETLLMAETESIACKPSPILGFNDFDKLFKELPPVDDLLRLCADEFRSNF